The genome window TGGAAATAATCCGCCACAACTGGTCTTACTTGCTGTTTGTCAAAGTGGTCCCTCTCGGCACCGAGGCTGGCTTCGGTCCGCCTGCTCTTGACCCGCGTCGAGAGGGAGTTCATCCTCCACTTCAAGCGTTCCCAATCcccataaaaaagaaaaacaaaaaagcacagGTGCGCAGAAGGGCTCGCCTCTTGTCGTTCGTCGACTTTGGGAAATTCCTAAATCGCcaccgcagtgatgacgtacggCCGAAAGGAGGAAATGGAGCCGCTGAGCCGGTGTGCCTGCCTCACTCAAAAGCTCGCTTGTCCCGGACGGTCCTCCCTCGTCCCTCCCGAAAGGTGGAAGAACTCATAGATATCTCATACATAGAGCTAGATGTACGGTGTGCGCTGTAAGCCAATGGGGACGAGCGTCGTCATTGCCAATTCTGCGTCGGGGTCAGTCCACGTTTGTTCCAACAAAGTAAGGGAATTACGTTTGAAGATTTTACATAAAATATACCCAACTAATGTGTACTTGTCTCGTTCTAAGGAAGGTGACAACAAATGCACATTTTGTAAGACTGAGCCTGAAAATATACCTCATTTGTTTTAAGGTTGCCCCATTAATGCAAAGTTTTGGACTGATGTTCAAAAATATATTGCATTTCATACTAGACAAAAGGTTGGATTAAACCGAAAAacaattattaccgtatttgaatccaaagaaaaaaatatatacacaatATTAAATCTTTATATATTGTTGGGGAAATATCATATTCATaaatctaaatttcaaaacgtaAATCCGAACTTTAAATTGTTTTTGGTTGAAACTGAATCGTATTTCACATCACTTAATATGATATAGAATACAAAATGCAAGTTTTTTTCTAGAATCCTATGCAGAATTGTTTGGTACATAACAtgctttatatatataatttatttattttgtatggtGTTATGGTGTCTTACTATGTGAGAGGAAATATTGTTgataaggattttttttctagGTGAGCTGGTTTTTCTGTATTGCTGTGGTTtgatatgtatatttatatgtatgtcTGTATGTATGATTATtgctcaataaaaaaatacaaataaaaagtcCACGTTTGTTCCTTCATTTATGTTCTAAACCGGGGGTGCTAGAGCCTATCTTCGCTAACTCCACTGAGAACTGGTTCCCAGCCAATATAATAGAGAAAGTACATATAGACAACtaaccattcacacacactcataccaaAGAACAtgttttactttaaaatagctacaaattaggggggggggggggggcttaaatGAAGGacactttaaaaataatatatacattTCCCTACCATCCAGCCTGAATCATAGTCACGCAAGTAAAGTTTGTCATAAATCAAAGTTTGTAAAtagaggtgtgacaaaatatcgaaatggtgatatattgttatactttgtatcccaaaaggttgtcgatatgctcctgcaagaatcgagatataattttaaaaaggtgtcagtctttaaaaaaaaaaaaaaaaaaatttaaaaaaaaaaaaaaaaaaaaaaaaaaaaaaaggggaaccaacaagttgctaccaaaatcttccaccataatagtgtctcagttaactctaaggcttccttgacggtgctcgacacccaatccatttagactgggaacattcgttcattcgaaaccagagcattcacagtcattctgtcagattttcagggcatttataggtcacttgctgttcattttagggcatttccaggtcattttctgttgaatttgagtcattgcctattcatttgggtgagtcCCATTTCCCAGGTCACGTTCTGTTCTGTAATaaataatgaacaggaagtgacccataacatACCCcaggatcaacaggaagtaactgaaaatcaacaggtaaatgaccttaaatggcccaaaattacctcattgcctggcattggctgctactgacggccatagacgtttaatccgttcaaatggattggacatctaatagtaataaactcattccaattcacagcagaagcttgtttttcctgtttgttagttgtttgtaaaatacccaagaatgatttcctgaccaatgtatcgataatcgttgtatcgccatatcgtcagatcatcgttatcgtgagctatgtatcgcaaaccgtatcgtatcgtgaagtaccaagaggttcccacttccATTTGTAAACCCGTCAACAATCCAGCGTCTAAAGAACACTTTTAGAGGgggtagggggaaaaaatacattggtctgacgcaagatggccgccagttaCTTACGCAGcttacaactcttttgacacttaGACTTATACATATATCTAAGGACAAATATCGTGACGTCACATGCGTCCCACATGCCCAAATGCCAGCTCCTCAGTTCTAGCCCCTGGTTACGTTTTATAGATGGCATCATCTCttccaaaacaaaaatacatgtaataaattcatttttaaaaatattaatacatGTGAAACaatataaacagaaagtgacccagaaatgccccaagaacaataggaagtgatccataaatgccccaaatttaaCAGGAATTGAgccaatatcaataggaagtgacatagGAGTGTCCCCATATAAATAGGATTTgaccccaaaaacaacaggaagtgacccagatgtgacccaaatttaacaggaagtgacccagaaatgcagtacaattaacaggaagtgacccatcatGAATGCCCACACAAttactccagaaattgcattaatTATGTGTCATAAtacaaatttagtttttaattaggctaccaaaaatagtcaagaGAATAAGAAGCACCCGAGGCTTTGACTACTGTGCCATTCCTCAAACATGAACTCATGGTCCACCACTGACtgaaatagacgtccaatccaatgggACTGGCAGCGATCCAATGTATCTGTCCCACAGCCAACACGTCAGACTTGAATTTCATGTTACTTGGTAAGCGGGCGGAGTGCTCGTCGTACGAGTGTGGACATTCAGAGAGACTCCCAACTGGCTTGGTGACATTTTTACCCCCCAGCGACGTGTGACACCTGCATGTTAAAAGCTCGCCCGCCGGCTCGccaaatgccactttaatttttttcacggcCTGCTATCGCAACACGGAAACTGGCAAGCACCAAAATCGAATCCATCTTGAAATGAATCCGTGATATCAATACatcaaaatgaaaggaaataaaTCAATGTTGAAGTAGGaataaagaaatacattttgaaatttaaaaaaaataaaaactttcatcATTGAAATAAGTATCGGTAatataaaatacagtacatttactAGAAACTGCTATTTCTGCACCGGGACACTCGCTCTTCTGATCCATAAACTTCTATGGGTCAGTTACTGTACagctcacttcctattgatttttacacgtctactgcaaatgaatattggCTCCAAAAATTggttatcggcccctctaaatactaataattagggttgggcattgtttgaatttgaacagttccgattccacgtttcgattccggttccaaacgattctctaTTCTGATTCTTTTAATCGGCAGTGTCAAAAAACAATTGCAGTTTATATTATTTTCTTctcgatatatatttttttaattatttgaactTTCAATGAATTTTGCAATGAATTTCTCACAGAGCTATTTTTTAACGTGTACATAAATATCAGTGTTTGAACttgtccacaggagtgcactttcacaaagatgttgatttttcaaacgctcacggagaaaacatttacacgtaTATATTTTGcctgttttagagtgtcttatacTGCAAGCtttattgtattgcatcgtTTTAGATGGTATTTAGGGAGTGTTCTGTCCCTTGATCTTaagttgactactttttaagtttggtttctttctaaactgataTTGTTCATCCACAAGATGTCAATAATGTGACTCCGAACTCtacagtttttcttttgttttgctctgtgcgcttggcttcccctagtggtgacttactggaagcagcaggcaaaaagaACTCATTATCTAGTTGGAAAAGAATCCTTGAGGTGTACAGACGCTCCACCCCTCCTCTTCACTACAtagttgggaacccttgataaaacaaaatctgtaagtttgcacGTTTTAACAGAGGGTCTTATATCATTTCGGTGTTTATTCTGCTACTTTGTTGTCAGATGTAAAGCGAAgcaacacgtttttgtgctaaacTAAATTAGCCACTTCAGATGATTTGCTCATAATGGAACTAGTCTTCATGTAACTTCTTCGTGGTGTTCGGCAGCCGGCGGTCAAGGCATCAAAACTTGGAATCGAAATATaaaaatttgaacggttccgggagaaccAGTGTGTTAGTTCCGGATTCTATCGATGCCCAGCTCTACTAATAATCTGTATCGTTCCGGAAAAATCTATATCGGTAGATCTctatacccaaaatcaacaagaaatgaccaataaataggaaatgacctggaaatggccTTAATAAGGGAACCTCTGAttcaaagacttgtaggctctaataagccaaaaTTGTTCTTTTACTGAACTTTgtcattagaaacacataaaatattgccattgatttaaaaatcgataatatttagtacatgttttgacctacggagggcgccatgtgttATGTGCGCAGTGGAGgctcagggtgatgacgtagatcaggggttgggaacctatggcttgcgagccagatctggctcttttgacggctgcatctacataatctttatttaaaaaaacaacaacaaaagtttcattatactcctttgcgcattgtgtgaaatggcgacggtcaccgGCGACTAGAAAGCCAAGACATGAAGCAGTAATTtcagtgggaaagtggcaaacatacatgttgTTGTGTCTATTTATTTATCAATCAAATAGGCAACGCAGATGACGCAGAGgcactgttcaagtggggttgccgtattttgctgtTGAAAACAGCGGCCGATGTGTGCATGTGCGTGAGATCAGGAACTTCCCTCATTTTCAGTTTCGTTTTCTGCATTCAACTTTAGAAACActttgagaagatggcaaaaagaaaaaaagacaaggagtatcgtacttttcagcaggacattaggacataaatgcggcactgtttttttctctcactttgAATGTGTCAACATATGTAAGCAATTTATCCCAGTTCAGCGTGATAGCAAGGTTTTtactatgaaagggacaacaagaggggaggatttattcaagtccttcactgagtttgctaaagaaaaaaatctaccgatggataaacttatttcggtgtgcactgatggtgcgCCGTGCGTCCTTGGGAAAAACAGGATTCGTGGCGCTTCTTCGTGAACATGAAGAGAGACGCaagtttctcaacgcctgcatgaagcttaaagtgcgtatgacaggattaaaaaaaatttttcttaaaacgcattattatgtgaattacaatcatattttgagatgattcgactatatacaacaaattggcaaagcgcagatgatgagaaatgttttttaatctgcggtttagccacgcctaccattatagggctctagcatcctCAACAGGAGGAAGACGTCAGCAGGACAATGGTTTAATCCGATTTAGACTTCAGCCCATTGACGGGGGATTATTCATAATAAGGAAAATGCaatgaagagagcagcaaaatcataggcggagttagaCTTTTTggccagggggggcacaacttgTTGataaccccaaaacgcagtgtcagcaataaaattaacttacaagaatatgtataataataagttgaaaatgagcgttattttttttgttttccatcattcttgaggggaattctaaatcaggctgcttaggatagctatacttttcgccaagatcgtcatccattgaatagggTGCGCACGCCTGTgtagtgccaatgtagttaccccagtcaaaaattgtatcccctaggcggagccatatggaggtagatttgtgtcttcattattcgatcaaaaaaatgtgtttgaatgcaaaaataaatttgaaactccaaaaaatgcatttgaaagctatttttctttgaatttttgtattgaagtcaatttttatctttttttgattgaagtaatgttgttttgcgtttgggccacattttggctaggacatttgtgtctttatcattcaatcaaaaaataagttgcttcaaacaaaaaatatatattttcaaacaataaatcacatcaatcaaaaaaagaaaattttaaatcatagaaaatatttgcatttgaacacttaatttttaatttaaaatgttttgattttagcctttttgtttttgggccatattatgggaaggacatttgtgtctaaatcattcaatcccccaaaaagtggcTTCAATccccgataaatattttcaaacaaagaaaaaaaactttgaaaaataaaattgtcctcccctaattataaaataataatatgcaaagcaaatgaccgtctaaggtgctagtcacatgatctgttcgaaaaataattttgacccattataaaaatcttttcttttgctcatttcattcatttttgttgtttgctttaatgtttttacaacttttatacatatataggaaagtcaattacatgcaatgacacttttcggccaccagggtgaggggtcagcctgttagtgctcagaccatacgccacactacatcaaattggtgtgcatggctgtcaccccaggagaagacctcttctgaagactgtacacaagaaagcccgcaaacagtttgctgaagacatgtcaacaaagcacatggattactggaaccaagtcctgtggtctgatgagacgggcgggctttcttatgtaccgtcttcagaagagttcttcccctggggtgacagccatgcacaccaatttgatgtagagtgcggtgtatggtctgagcactaacaggctgacccccccccacctccttaatctctgcagcaatactgacagcactcctgtgcgATGGGGACAGATCGGGACGGGTTGGGTCAGCCAACCCGTCGTTGTACTGGGGCCACGGCGGGCTGtcagtgctcgtcgccgggaATGAACGCtaaaaatagcccattctcggCCGACATCGGAGCACGGAGCTGCTCGTGGGCTAGCcaaggaaagcgcattctctgTGGGCACACAAAGAGGACCGGGCGGGGGCGACAAGCCGCCGATCGCCAGCCACAAAATGCcacttccttattaaaacgtgtgccatgatcccagtatttgacataatacaaaacacgatatttactcacttcctcgtaagtccactgGTCCCACAGCTGTCAGAATTGTTTACACCAAcctcggggtgaacgggaattttttgaaacccaaaaaagctCATACGCCTCTTCCTGGTGCAGCAAAATTTTTCTCCAGCACATTTGGCAggggtgatgcgaaaaataaactgaTTAATCCGCTAAATCAACTGAATCCGCAGTTGTTGTACATACTGTAGTATTGGatgtatactgaagatgactgtcctgctgacgtcacattcgggaacctcgtcaatccaggaagtcgctcattttcatgtcgcgggattaaaaaaaactgaataaatatatagttcgcttccacacacatccaagcggtccatttcatttaggagcataaaataccgcagaaaatattcaataaacatgctttttgctgtcatacacACTTTAACCCTACCatgtatcaaccagactacaaggccatcagcaaaaccatgcagaaCCAGAAGTCACATTAATGgaaagaaatactcatcattgattagcaacagcataacaatgttattaaatagaattcagagacttattgtactttaaaagtgttgaaattaccagTACATAAAATGCGCACATTACCTgatattttagttttaaacatattgtatgcttctcacagaattacattaaaaaatatgtggtgttcatggctctctcagccaaaaaggttcccgaaccctgacgtagattgtcactatcACGATACAAACACTACCGGGTACCTCCAAGTCCTTCTACGCtgcaagacgtccaacacatgcacacatcggttaaaagcggagtacttactttttatttttttattgagtctttaccttttcattgcctcaaaatactttttgcatgtgtttccctctcatacttttaagcattgtttttttgaagcagctttaaagcagattgttgatctgttgaccacagtagtcacatagcgtattcaaaccacccttatttgatattactacatttgagttttttttaagGCATCTTTATTATGTTGTCTGTACGCATTGAAACAAAACAGGCCgaaagcacacggtagtactttgggtgtcaaattcacctcttggagcacgtttcgctggtgtagcacattttggcagaggaCCGTGTTGTTTTTCCTTCTCTCGtctcatctcatcccgtctttcctgttcattttgtttttgctgctcgttttgtgaaatatcaacagtgctgtcatgctcattaatgttcctctcggcttCAAATTAAAAGAGTCACTCAAGTTATACTATGGAAGCCCCGCAGTGTAACCAAGTGATGTCATCGCCCTGtgatgtcaacaatggcgacctactagttaaacaaattttataaattgtataaaaacaaaaacataaacaggggttttaatatcaaattattttaactcataataacggttatcttttaagaactacaattctttctatccgtggatccctttaaaataaacaggaaatgattcaaaatgttCAGGAAGTGACTATTTGACTGTTATGCcaaaaaatcagcaggaaatgatacaaaatatAAAGGAAGAGACCTGTAAATGCGATTAAATGAACAGACAGTGACTTAAACCGAAAGCTACCCGTAAATGCCTCCAAagtaacatgaagtgacccacgGGAGTTTAAGTCAGTGCATTTTCTAGTTAATTTTGAAGGGTACCTATGTGCACCCCCCCTTCTGTGAAACATTTCTAATCTCCAGTGAGATTTTCACACTCAGCAAACCAAACACCCGCCCGCCCTTAGTACCTGCAAAAAGCAGAAGTGAGCAGAGGGCTTTCTGGTATTTAAAGAAGTGCGCGGAGGGCTCCGGAGCGCAGCGTCCGGGGCGACATGCATTGCAACTTTAGCGCGGGTCTGCTGGAGCGCACCCTCCCGGGTCTGCTGTCGGTGGAGTTTGTGCTAGGGACACTGGGCAACGGGCTGGCCCTGTGGATCTTCTGCTTCCACCTGCGGCCCTGGAAGAGCAGCACGGTGCTGCTCTTCAACCTGGCGGTGGCAGACTTCCTCCTCTTGACCATCCTGCCCTTCCGCGCCAGCTACTACGCCTCTGGCATCCGCTGGCGCTTCGGCCGGACGCTGTGCGACGCCTCGCAGTTTATGCTGGCGCTGAATCGCACGGGCAGCGCGCTCTTCCTCATGGCCATCGCCCTGGACCGCTACGTGCGGGTGCTGCACCCGCACAGCCGTCTCAATTCGCTCAGCCCCTCCAAGGCGGCGTGTGGGGCGGCCGCCCTTTGGCTGGTGACGGTGTGCCTGACGGCCAACGCCCTGAGCCTGCGCAACTTTCGCGGCGGCTACTGCGAGAGCTTCCTGGTGGAGACCTCGGCCCGGGGCAACCGCCTCTGGCACAAGTTCAACTTTCTCTTCTCCTGCTGGGTGCCGCTGCTGGTCATCCTCTTTTGCACGGTGCGCATTGCCATCCGGCTCCGGGCCCGCCAGCTGGGCCAACGCGGCAAGGTCAAGAAGGCCCTTTGCttcctggtggtggtggtggcgcTCTTCGCCGTCTGCTTCCTTCCCAGTAATGTGACGCAACTGCTCATCTGGATTGAGACCCGCCGGGCCTCCGAGCGCCATTCCGGGGAGATGATGTGCGCCGCCATGGACAACCTGACCGTCACCTTCTACGTGACCGTCAGCCTGACCTATCTCAATAGCGCCCTGGACCCGCTGGTCTACTACTTCTCCAGTCCCACCTTCAAGAGTATCTGTAGAAGATCCCTGCACCTGCCCCAGGGCGAGACCACCGAGAGCACCGAAAAGAGGAGCGGGACCCGCGAGACGGCCTCGCATTCCTGCAGCCAGATTTAGAGGCGCTTCAAGAAAAATCGCTTGCCAAATACTTTTGTCAAGGCATTGACTTTGATGAGAATGTTGCCCCTACCAATATGGCTGTCCCGAGGCTGTTTTGGTAGGAGCGATGAAAAGtattttcatgcttctgccctgaaatgaaatgagtttatcacgggCAGACTTCCAATCTATTTCAAGCAGAGGCGAATGATTGGTCCTTCATTCATTGCCTACGTCTGGCGCCgtccatggcagacaatgagtgaaTACTTTGACATTGATCAATTAAGTCAACCATGACTCAACTCATTGACTTGGATGGGAACATCCCCATAGGGCGGACATGTTGGTAGGGGTCATGAATGGACTATGCATACTTCCACCTTGAATTAAAATTAGTTTCTCTATAGTAACCTGTTCCTCTGGCCAAGATGCACTCTCCAAACAATTAGTTTTTTTCTCGTAGacatccaaaccatttgaagcgggagggcagGCAACAAATGAatgttcgctgccaacccttccgctgcaaatggattagacgtgtaGCGGCGTCCATTGCAGCCACTGATTTAATAGCAGATGCTTTGACATTGATAAAATAAGCTAGTTGGGACTTCATgttaatgtcaatgcattgacttggATGGGATAGGTCACAAATGAAAGATCTTTTCATGCTTTTGCCCTCAATTGAAATAAGTTgattactagtagacgtccaaaccatttaaaGCGAAAgttgctggcagcgaatgaccgTTCATTCATACCAAGTcttcccgcttcaaatggattgaacgtctactattgataaactcttcaattcacagcaggattggacgccacatgatttgatgtctcatcgtcaatggcactaaatagttgatttaaaaaacatttaattgtGCTTTTAACTTAtcttgtaactttttttttttttttttactatggacagttgaaaatttgtaaaactgccGCTGCAATAAAGAGCAGAAGGTCTCCTCCGAcgttgtcatgtttttttcacaCCTCAAGAGATTGACGCTTCTCACTTCCTCTTTGAGTGCGATGATTTGCACTTTCACAGTAAAAATTGGTCCATTTCCCAGAAGAATGAAATTCTCAGAATAAAGCTCACTCACACAAAAGATGCAAATAGTCTTTTCAAATATAACCCCCAGTCCCAAATAAACACCTCTGCAAGTTTGTTCGTTCATCATTTCCGTTCACTTTATTCCAAAAGCGCTCACTTTAAAACAATTGCGCAAAGTCGGCGACGAGCTTCGAGCGCGGCGCTTAATCGGATGTATGACGATTCCACAAATGTAGGATTGCGAGAGCGCTTTTTGAGGGGTTCTCAAAagtcttgtttttatttttcacttttGTTAGCTGTCGGCGTCCCCCTGTTGGCCTCACTGCACCTGAGGAGCACATCAAATCACTTCTAAATAGTCTTACTTTGTCTTCTAACAATTTTAGCATTTTTCATGATGTAAAACCGGATTCTGAATAACTCCTAACCTATGGGCAACAAAAACACCAataagtgtgtgtgtgcatgccctctactggcaaatTCCTAAGGTATAGAGAAGGCTGACTACTAAATACTTATACTAACCCtgggcaaaaaaacaataacaatactTTTCGTCATATAATTTttggcaacaaaaataaaaacctgcGGCAAAAGTCGAtagttttaaactgtaattacacAACcagagaagggggggggggtgctggtTCGACGTGAAAGCAGCTCTGAGAGGGTATTTAGTACAGGAGTGAAAGTGACCTGTCACAGGGCAGCATTAAAGTCTGATACTGTGGACAGACTTACTTTTCTGGCCCGTAACCTTTAAAGCAATGGCTGTCTTGTTTGCTGATTTGTAACAGTTTACAAGCTGAACATTTTCTTTTGTCTAATTATTTTGTTGACATTGTCAGACACCGAAAGACTTTATGCACAAAAGGCTTTAACATGTTGCTGAGtgtaaattaaaattagtttgTCTATTTATGGTTATTAGATTTTTGGGATTGCATGTCTGCCCCAGATTTTGTGTCATGTTGTGCATTTTGATTACCTCATGTGCAATGTTCTGCATTTTGTTatcttttaattttgtataatgtTCCTCATATGTGTGAAATTCTGTGTAATAGTTTCTCACCATGCATGCAGCGTTATTCTGACATTAAAGATTGGTTAAAGCACAATCTGGTTTTGTGAATTTACACTCACTGATAAGAACATTTTTATCGTGATaacaatttttgtcatatcGC of Corythoichthys intestinalis isolate RoL2023-P3 chromosome 3, ASM3026506v1, whole genome shotgun sequence contains these proteins:
- the LOC130912982 gene encoding hydroxycarboxylic acid receptor 3 encodes the protein MHCNFSAGLLERTLPGLLSVEFVLGTLGNGLALWIFCFHLRPWKSSTVLLFNLAVADFLLLTILPFRASYYASGIRWRFGRTLCDASQFMLALNRTGSALFLMAIALDRYVRVLHPHSRLNSLSPSKAACGAAALWLVTVCLTANALSLRNFRGGYCESFLVETSARGNRLWHKFNFLFSCWVPLLVILFCTVRIAIRLRARQLGQRGKVKKALCFLVVVVALFAVCFLPSNVTQLLIWIETRRASERHSGEMMCAAMDNLTVTFYVTVSLTYLNSALDPLVYYFSSPTFKSICRRSLHLPQGETTESTEKRSGTRETASHSCSQI